The DNA sequence cgccatggtgtaagcataccgcataatctctttaccagcacgacggctgttgtcggcggaccctgtctcaggaattgtgtgtgctcacaattctctaagtaatgtacgagtgtggcgttcggctcgccgcaatgcatgcaacacctctctccaCGGTCTATTGTCTCTGTGATCTGCCATGCAGATGGAAActtaggcgcattctgtgaagaatgacttcggtacctctgttaaTCATgttagagagtgccagtggttcatagcctgtggcgtctgagtaccagctgaccgagggggaggatctcgtttcctctctgtgaagctgcaggaggaaggtgtGAGCAGCCGCAGTACACTTCTTCTTCAGTAATTTTCTTctaggttgtatgatcatggggtttgggggaatacccctgccaatgtcggctagtctatcagcaagctcattccctctgatgccaatgtCTGTGCCATTGTGAgtatagtagtcagaaggtataTGTTGTCtttggtgagcgctgctgaagacagtcgatggctgccctggagtctgtatgtatgaccacgtgtccttctctCAGGGACGCGTggcctagggctcccatgattgcaactgcctctgcctgtagcgaagaggcgttgtctgttaccctcatggattttgtggcatcccttgctgcaaagccggcgcctgcagtgtggctcaagggatcgactgatccatccgtgaagtatgttttactacccggaggagtgatggctgcattGACCCTCTGGGCTTCTGCCTATAGATTAGGCGTGAGGTATTGACTCTTTTTCATTGTTAGGTCCATGATggaaaactctatcgaggtttgtgcccacggcggggcttcgacaaagttagggtgaggggagtcatgcccttagcaagaaattgttctttgagctgatggcgtattaacaccctggctgtatgaGACATCCAGGAGTTGTTTAcaaagagctcgttgtcttgttctaggcgtctgactatttttttgtcttaggcttgtgttcctgggagcctggatgacctttaccaggaattgtgctgccattagatcgattcgtgagtccaggaggagaaggtttgcctccatgaggaggttgaggatcTTCGTCCATCTTGGGGCGCTCAGattgatcctggcagcttcattttggactgtctccaatttgtccttgtgccaatcagagcgagtggggcatagtccacaatgggccggacggcatgtacatagaatgatcttagtactttatgtctggctcctatgcgtctcccactctttgctctcatgacagccagtcttgttttggttcagtcaaccagttactggacctccttctgaaAGCAGGGGGGTACGGTCTATCCTTATCCCAAGGTAAAGGAAGTCCTGAACCCATtcaaagtccattccctggattttcagacttgtgccttgaactttttgtctcagagccatgactttggatttggctgcagagatcttcagtcctgttctacaacactcctcagacacgaggtccagacaatgctgggctttatttaagcagtatggtccagtggagatgattgtctgcataggagatgatcttgcaccccactgggaggtttatgttgaggatatagGACATTGATGTGCTaaatagggctggactgagaaccccaccctgtggcattccattttctagtggcatgtgctgtgataggtgaccttggaagcttacctctgattcccttctggatcaggctctcctgaatggaaagaggacttgctaattcaaaagccttctccaggtcaaggaatactaccacagatgtgcccgtgcttattgtgctcaagagcatggCTAAACTGTGCgatgtgctcatgcccctggtgaacccgtggaggtgttcatgtgtgGATCCCATTTTCCagtggagccggttcagtaccatccactcggccgtcttggccagacagctgaggagagagataggacagTACTTCCcaggctcctttggtttggggatgggaactatggtagccctcttccaactctgaggtagagtggatgtttcccaggacttgttgatgagttgcaggagtgcaagctcacctgctagtcctaggtgggaaatgatggggtacgagatcccatcagagcccggggctgtgttagaactggttttataggcatttcttagttccctcagagaaaagataacgtctgagttatcgggtttggctgccctttctctgatatgtctggttgtaggcgttcttgtcttgccctcagtttggatgacaggctgttgctacttgttctcgcagagaactcgtgcgccagtctgttcgtcTCTGACTGAGGGTCATAGTGcctgcacctcggggctgagtggctggtagctcgcctgaGCCATTGCCATAGCTCagagagggtggtttggtggttgaaggactcacaccattcctgccatagtgctttatgctacagttttCAGGGCTTGAGAATTAATCatctcagtcaagtcctctttgaaggaagctttaatgctgtataaaatcctagaaataggtaccccaagatctatatccacactttgcttgtcacaagctgactttgctaggcgatcagtaGGATCAGCATGTTCCGTCGGCGGCGGGCGGTACGCGCAGAttatacccttctcctcctcaccatcaccatcattatcaacatcaccatctccatcatcatcaccatcatcatcatcatcatttttctccaCCTCCAGCTaacatctcctcctccatcctctctgtctccaccacatcctcctcctgctgctgcttctgctcctcctcctcctccttcctccgtctcttcctcttcctcctcttctccttctcctcctcctcctcctaatccctctcctccttttcctccttctccttcccctcctcctcatacttcccctcctcctcctccttcttctcctccttctctttctcctcctcctacacctcgtcctccctctcctctttcttcttcttctcctcctcttcctcctaatcttcGCCTTCTCctattcgtcctcctcctccttcttcttctccttctcctgctcctcctcctcctcctactactactactatcatcattatgactgtttTAATCACCTGAAGGGataagatggagagagtgagagagagacagaaagaaagagacagagagagatagggagacggagggagggaggaaggttagtgagttagaaaaagagagaaacggagtttGGGATTTAGAGAAAGTgaaaggacagagagggagggggtggaggggagggagggagggaaaaatcgCAACAGACAAGCAGCAATGTTGCCCCGGGTTGCAGAGCGAGCGGCGCCAGGGTCAGGCCGGCGGCGggcggcgcagacagcgtggcgccagagaagcATTGCGATGTCAGAGGCCGAAATTATCTCCGCCAATTATTTAATATCTGAGATTTATACCCtgcctttttttaagaaatgcttttaataatgatggtgatgatgatggaggttatgatgattatgattagggTGATGGTGATTATTGTGATGGTGGCATTAgtgttgtgataatgatgatggtagtggtgatgatattgataataaagatggtggtaatgatgaagatagtaatggtgatgatgataaagatggtgataatggcgaggttggttatgatgatgataatgatgaagatcattatgataatgaagttgaggttaatgaaaatattgttgataatgacgaaatttatgatgatggggataatgacgAAGattgtaataatgagaatgattatgaagaaggatgatgctgataatggggatgatgatgacgatgatgatgatgatgatgatgatgatgatgatgacggtgatgataatggtgatcttATCTTACTGCAAATGCATTTCTAattcattgatgataataacaattcaaTCTAATCTAGGTGATTATAATGGGGGACGATgatgttaattattttaattgtgatgatgttgacggtgatgtgacgatgatgatgatgatgatgataatgatgatgataataataataataataataataataataataataataataataataataataataataataataataataataataataataataatgaaaataatgataataataataataataataataataataataataatgataacgataatgataacaataataacagtaatgataagaaaaaaaaaaataatgataaaaagaattaaaaataacgataataataatgatactctactactcttagtactactactaataacagaaatgatgattataatattaataaaaaaaataataacgctaataataacgctaataattataataataataataatgataataatagtaataataataacgctaataataatagtaacaataataataacgctagtaataataataataacaatgataataataatgataataataataataataataataataataataataataataataataataataataataaacaataataatgttacgccggccgcctcgtctctctgccaccacacaaggcaggctaggcagacggcgtgctatccacagggtcgtgaacactgaacagctccaagaggcaccgagcaccacagcgtcccagaacaccaccaggggaaacgccacttggagaggcagggcacgaaataaacacaaaatgacagactttcctttatttacacaagttatttacccgtacacttttctataggcacaatacagggggaaaccagcatgtcacactgcacgatacagcttataacagggcatcataaagtttatcaggtcacaagggcacacacgaggtcttcacaggagcagcacccaactgcgtctcccggcttgttcctccgctcctccgctcacagccagctgcgtcatgtttgcccaggtcccttcatgttaacacatgcccaggtcatccttttcatgttaacacatgtttcgcacagagacaaagacccactggcgtagcaataataataataatagtaataataataataataataataatgataataataatattgataataataataataataaagataacgctaataaaaaaataaataaatactactaataataacaatgataataataataacaacaacaacaacaacaacaacaacaacaacaacaacaacaacaacaataataacaatagtaataatattaatattattgttaataatgataataataacaataataataataataataacaataataataataataataattataatcataataataataataatagtaataataataataataataataataataataataacgctaataaaaaaataaataaatactactaataataacaatgataataataataataatgataataataataataataataacagtaactaataataaaaacgctaataataataacaacaacaacaacaacaacaacaacaacaacaacaacaacaacaacaacaacaacaacaataataataataataataataacaatagtaataatattaataattataataataataataacaataacacaaataataacgataataataatattgatgataacaataataataataataataataataataataatactaataataataatagtaataataataataataataatagtaataataataataataataataatggtagtaataatagtaataataataataataacgctaataataataataataataataataataataataataataataataataacaatagaacaccaataataataataatatcgctaATAATAAcgccaataatattaataataataataatgataataataataataataataataataataagtaataataataataataataataataataataataaaatattactggtaataataacgctaacaacaacaacaataataatagtaataataataataataataataataataataataataataatataataataataatgataataagataataataataacggtaatgatgtcaataataataataataataataataataataataataataataataacaataatagcaataataataataacgctaataataataataatacacaaaggTGAGGAATCACCGTACAAGGAATGACCAATCACGAGTGAACACCCCTCGCGTGATCGAGGCGTGGCGAATAGCAAGCTACCATCCACTCGTGCGATCAACGCTTGTTACCGCGGGGTCAAGCAAACAAGCGACCAAGCGGTTACAATACTCCCTCATCAGCGAAGATGCCCCATGGTATGTGAGAGGGGGCGGCCCGCCCTGGAGAACCGTACTGGAGGGGGGTCGTCGTCATGAAGATACGCTGGTTTTAGGCGATCTATCGAGATCCAATCGTTGGCGCCTTTGATCCGCAGCAGGAatgccttctcctttctctcaatgACTTCATATGGGCCAGAgcagggaagggtgaggggaggcgtTGTGGGCGTCGGTGTGGAGGAAAACATACTTCGTCGTGCGTAGATCTTTGGGGACGTAACGGTGTTCGGGTGGCCTGTAGGTCTGGCGATGTCGTCGCTGGATGGAGCATTGGGGAAGAATTCACCGGGAACCACGAGGGGGTCACCGAAAACCACCGAGAAGGACCCAGGGAAGTTGCGAAAACCACACTGAGTTGCTACATCGAGACATCAGGTCAGCTTTCAGAGTTCTGTGGAAACGCTCTACCATGCCTTTAGCTTCCGGGTTGTAAGCCGTGGTGTGATGAATGGAGGTGCCCAATAGCTGCCCCAGGGATGTCCAGAGCTGCGAAGTGAAAGAGGTGCCCCGGTTGGACGTTACGTGGGCAGGGATGCCGAATCTCGAAATCCACCCGGAGAGCAGAGCGGCGGCGCAGGAGGCGGAACTGGCATTGAACATAGGAATAGCTTCGGGCCATCTAGTTGAACGGTCCACTACGGTGAAGAGGTAACGATGTCCTGATGGCGGTAGGGGACCTACTATGTCGACATGGATGTGTGCAAAACGCCTCTGCGGCTGGTGGAAAGATCCGGGGCCCATTTCGGTATGTCGCAGAATTTTGGAGGTTTGACAGGCGGTGACGGATCGAACCAGTCCTTTGCGTCTCTGGAGATGCTGTGCCACAcgaatttctgcttcaggaggcgTACTGTCGCTCGTCGAGAGGGATAGGACAGGCCGTGAATGAGGCTGAAAATGTGACAACGGAGGGAGGCTGCAATCCACGGGCGCGGTCGACCGGTGCTGATGTCGCAGAGGATTGTGGTACCTGCTTCGTCCACAGGGACGTCCTTCCACTTGAGGGAAGTAATGGATGTATGGCAGGCTGACGTCTCTGGGTCATGTTGCTACTCTTTAGAAAATTGGTTGTAGTCGAGTCCTAAATGAACTGCATCGATGGAAACTCTGGAGAGGGCGTCGGCTACAGGATTCTTCCTGCTCGGCAGGTGTCGAATGGAGCAGTTGAACTCGGCGATGGCAGAGAGATGACGGCGCTGGCGGAGGGACCATGTGTTGGCTTGTCTCGTGAAGGCGTGGACTAGGGGCATGTGATCCACCTGAATCGTGAAATTGTTGCCCTCAAGAAAGCGGCTTGGCGAACGGCGAGGAACTCGCTATCGAAGGTTGAGTAGTTCTTTTCGGCCTTCAGTAGCTTACGGATGAAGAAACCCAAAGGGCGGGGCAGTCCTCCGACCACCTGCTTGGGAACAGCTCCGATAGCGATGTTGCTGGCATCTGTGGTGAGGAGAAGGGGCTTCCCCAGGGTAGGAAAAATGAGGAGGGTTGACGCGGCGAGAGCTTCCTTGGCCTTGTGAAATGCATCTACTTGAGGGGGTCCCATGTCAGGTTCTTGGGTTTCCCTGCAAGTGCAGTGTATAAGGGTTCCATGATGGATGCAATGCCGGGCAGGAAGCGGTGATAGTTCACCATTCCCATGAACTCTTGGAGTGTCTTGACTGAGGAAGGCGTGGGAAATTGCTAGACTGCCACGACCTTGTCTAGGAGGGGGGAGACACCTGCGGGAGAGAGGCGGTGCCCCAGGAAGTCCACTTCTCTGACGCCGAAAACACACTTGTCGTATCGCACTACCAGGCCACTCTGCTGCAGGCGGTCTAAAACTGTAGAGATGTGTCACAGATGTTCCTGTttggaggaagaaaagatgaggaTGTCGTCGATGTAGCAGATGCAGAAGGATAAATCACCCAAGATGCCATCCATCATCCGCTGAAAGGTGGCTCCGGCGTTTCAGAGACCAAACAGCTGTAACTGAAAGTGAAAGTACCAAAGGGCGTGGTAACGGCGGTTTTGGGGATGTCTTCTGTGTGCATTGGTACTTGGTAGTACCCCTTCATTAGGTCGAGCTTGGAGAAAATCTTGGCGCCGTGGAGGAAGGAAGTGACGTCGGCGATGTTGGGCAGCGGGGAGTGGTCTGGTTCCGTAAACATATTGAGGCATCTGTAGTCACCACAGAGACGAAGGGAGCCGTCCTTTTTTACCATTATGTGCAGAGGGGATGCCCAAGGACTTGACGCCTTTTGACATATGCCTAGGCGCGGCGAGTTTGTCGTGTGATAACCGACGAAACTTGGAGAATGCTGGAGGGCCTGATGTCTTGATAGATCCCGTGCTTGGCTGGGGTTTAAGGTTGCTGGCGAAGCTCGGGTTTAAATACGTCGGGGTAGGAGTAACAGAGGTGTGCGTAGTCATCTGCCGCATTAATCAACTGAAGGGCGAGGTTGTCAGGGGCTGCCACTGGAGATGTCGACGATGAGCTGGTTGTGGGCCAGGAAGTCTGCTCCAAGCAAGGGGAGGGTAATGTCGGCCACCACGAAGCTCCATCCATACGTACGGCTGCCAATGCGGATGTTGAGATGTTTGCGGCCGTATGTGGGGATTGGTGTGCCATTGGCTCTGGGTCATGTTGCTgctctttagagagagagagaggaagagagagagagagaggaagagattgagagagagaagagagagagagagagagagagagagagagagagagagagagagagagagagagagagagagagagagagagagagagagagagagagagagagagagtgagagaggggggaagggagagagggagagccctggggctgtcactgttgaggcctttggagccctgcctgatggctccagaGACCTCGCTCTCAGAAGAGTCTTTTAAATAGACAAAAggggtacctgagcctttgcttcagggttaTTCTGCCTAGCAGTTCAGGCCCCTGTGTTTGTGGTGGCagttggagctgtcaccgttgaggcctctggagccttgactgatggctccaaagaccttactttgggaggaggagtctcctcaatagacccctcacccctactccgtttctggtggaacaactcaccagaggcagtttcagcatttgaggactgatGTTTAAAGGCAGTGGCAGAATGTGTGGTGTAATAAGTATTGGAAGGCATGGGATGTCGGTAAGGAGGATGGGCAAAACCGAGGCAAAGAACTTAcgtggctgtgcaaacagcacacgggcacgtcgctatGCCTCTGGAGAATATTCGCCTTGCTCCTTAGTACCaattacttctttttcaaatttgtaacttttacattgcttttaagaagcttcatgggcttctttgaggtggtaacagcatattggacatgGATAGtcgtcatctccttgatgacctgttgtaccacactttacacacactctaggTTGTCCcatt is a window from the Penaeus monodon isolate SGIC_2016 chromosome 41, NSTDA_Pmon_1, whole genome shotgun sequence genome containing:
- the LOC119598342 gene encoding uncharacterized protein LOC119598342 → MTQRRQPAIHPLLPSSGRTSLWTKQPHSRPVLSLSTSDSTPPEAEIRVAQHLQRRKGLVRSVTACQTSKILRHTEMGPGSFHQPQRRFAHIHVDIVGPLPPSGHRYLFTVVDRSTRWPEAIPMFNASSASCAAALLSGWISRFGIPAHVTSNRGTSFTSQLWTSLGQLLGTSIHHTTAYNPEAKGMVERFHRTLKADLMSRCSNSVDDIARPTGHPNTVTSPKIYARRSMFSSTPTPTTPPLTLPCSGPYEVIERKEKAFLLRIKGANDWISIDRLKPAYLHDDDPPPVRFSRAGRPLSHTMGHLR